In Rhodamnia argentea isolate NSW1041297 chromosome 4, ASM2092103v1, whole genome shotgun sequence, the following proteins share a genomic window:
- the LOC115749087 gene encoding 2-oxoglutarate-Fe(II) type oxidoreductase hxnY-like isoform X3, translating to MEEVFVQSRRFFGLPLSEKMKLLRNVKHRGYTPLFDQVLDPANQIHGDDKEGYYIGVEVPEDDSGAQKPHFGPNLWPSEDILPRWRQAMEQFGSQALNVAKVVARIIALALDLEADFFDNSEILGEPIVTLRLLHYEGLVSNPSKGIDGAGAYSDFNFITLLATDDVPGLQICKNKDAKPPTWEYVQPMRGAFIVNLGDMLERWSNCIFRSTLHRVIGNGQDRYSIAFFLKPNHDCLIECLPTCASEENPPKFPPVQCQTYLSQRFKDTHADLTVYKREGA from the exons ATGGAGGAGGTCTTCGTCCAGAGCAGGCGGTTCTTCGGTTTGCCTTTGAGCGAGAAGATGAAGCTGTTGAGGAACGTGAAGCACCGAG GCTATACTCCTTTGTTCGATCAAGTCCTCGATCCTGCAAATCAGATTCACG GAGATGATAAGGAGGGATACTACATAGGAGTGGAAGTACCAGAGGACGATTCGGGTGCACAGAAGCCTCATTTTGGACCAAACCTATGGCCTTCTGAGG ATATATTGCCAAGATGGAGGCAGGCGATGGAACAATTTGGTAGTCAAGCATT AAATGTGGCAAAAGTAGTGGCAAGGATCATTGCTCTAGCACTTGATCTGGAGgctgatttttttgataattcagaAATACTCGGCGAGCCTATTGTGACCTTGCGCTTGTTGCACTATGAAG GTCTAGTCTCTAATCCCTCTAAAGGAATAGATGGAGCTGGGGCATATTcggattttaattttattacctTGTTGGCAACAGATGATGTCCCAGGTCTCCAA ATTTGCAAGAACAAGGATGCTAAACCTCCGACATGGGAATATGTGCAACCTATGAGGG GAGCATTCATAGTGAATCTTGGTGATATGCTAGAACGATGGAGCAATTGTATTTTCAG GTCCACCCTCCATCGAGTTATAGGGAATGGTCAAGATCGGTATTCT ATTGCATTCTTCCTGAAGCCTAACCATGATTGTCTCATTGAGTGCTTGCCAACATGTGCGTCAGAGGAAAATCCTCCCAA GTTTCCGCCTGTCCAATGTCAGACTTACTTGTCCCAAAGATTCAAAGATACTCATGCTGATTTAACTGTATACAAAAGGGAAGGAGCTTAG
- the LOC115749134 gene encoding histidine-containing phosphotransfer protein 4-like isoform X2, translated as MNAALLHQELLDEQFIQLEELEAEGSPNFVEEVFTLYFRDSTKTLESIGQMLEKTPVEFDKVDRALHMLKGNSRSVGANKVMNEVIRMRDLIEEKNLESCNATYEQLKKDHDELKEKMEAFLQLQKQVKAAEKPPQGDDQEPVSGTESS; from the exons ATGAATGCTGCACTTTTGCATCAGGAACTCCTGGATGAACAGTTTATTCAACTGGAGGAACTCGAGGCCGAGGGCAGCCCCAACTTTGTGGAAGAAGTTTTTACCTTGTATTTCCGAGACTCCACCAAGACCCTGGAATCTATCGGGCAAATGCT GGAGAAAACACCTGTCGAATTTGACAAGGTGGACAGGGCTCTTCACATGCTCAAGGGTAACAGC CGCAGCGTCGGCGCTAACAAAGTCATGAATGAAGTGATCCGTATGAGGGATCTTATTGAAGAGAAGAATTTAGAGAG TTGCAACGCCACTTATGAGCAGCTGAAGAAGGATCATGATGAGCTCAAAGAAAAGATGGAAGCGTTTctccag CTGCAGAAGCAAGTGAAAGCTGCCGAGAAGCCTCCACAGGGCGACGATCAGGAGCCGGTGAGCGGCACAGAGAGCTCCTGA
- the LOC115749132 gene encoding LOW QUALITY PROTEIN: probable protein phosphatase 2C 6 (The sequence of the model RefSeq protein was modified relative to this genomic sequence to represent the inferred CDS: deleted 1 base in 1 codon), whose translation MEQPEDDQLERFDSESSGVLSILTISEDPISTSSSGDLYSSSGRGSSSSGGSSGEIPAILCTEAAAAPRLLPAEPAQSREELAEATETGAAPAAASRHKCVGRSNKGVAWGFTSIIGRRKEMEDAVAVVPGFMSRACDHVGGCSAPGSRTSGETSPVHFFGVYDGHGGSQVAKFCAAQMHEVIAEEWNREAMDGFEWQRRWEAAFATGFERVDSEVVTAAAAPEMLGSTAVVVILSGCQIITSNCGDSRAILCRGTQTVPLTVDQKPDRHDELMRIEGMGGKVINWNGARVFGVLAMSRAIGDRYLRPWIIPVPEITFTTRRDDDECLILASDGLWDVMTNDEVGEVARRLLRRCRRLMMVDEIPPAQAVADCLTEIAYGRNSSDNISIIVVDLKAKRKRQQRPQEG comes from the exons ATGGAGCAACCCGAAGACGACCAACTCGAGCGCTTCGACTCGGAGAGCTCCGGCGTGCTGTCGATACTGACCATCAGCGAAGATCCTATAAGCACCAGCAGCTCCGGCGACCTGTACTCCTCGAGCGGCCGGGGAAGCAGCAGCAGCGGCGggagctccggcgagatcccggCGATCCTGTGcacggaggcggcggcggcg ccgAGGCTGCTCCCGGCGGAGCCAGCTCAGTCGAGGGAGGAGCTGGCGGAGGCGACGGAGACGGGCGCCGCGCCGGCGGCGGCGAGCAGGCACAAGTGCGTGGGGAGGAGCAACAAGGGAGTGGCGTGGGGGTTCACCTCGATCATCGGGCGGCGGAAGGAGATGGAGGACGCCGTCGCCGTGGTGCCGGGGTTCATGTCCCGCGCGTGCGACCACGTGGGAGGCTGTTCGGCTCCTGGTTCGAGGACCTCCGGCGAGACCTCGCCCGTCCATTTCTTCGGCGTGTACGACGGCCACGGCGGCTCTCAG GTGGCCAAATTCTGTGCTGCGCAAATGCATGAAGTTATAGCCGAAGAATGGAACAGGGAAGCAATGGATGGGTTCGAGTGGCAGAGAAGGTGGGAAGCAGCATTTGCTACTGGTTTTGAGAGGGTTGACAGTGAAGTCGTGACTGCAGCGGCTGCACCTGAAATGTTAGGATCAACTGCGGTTGTGGTGATTCTATCCGGCTGTCAGATAATCACTTCCAATTGTGGTGACTCAAGAGCAATTCTTTGCCGTGGGACTCAAACAGTCCCCTTGACAGTTGATCAAAAG CCGGATAGACATGATGAACtgatgaggattgaaggaatggGAGGGAAAGTCATAAACTGGAATGGTGCTAGGGTGTTTGGAGTACTTGCTATGTCCAGAGCTATAG GTGACCGATATCTGAGGCCATGGATTATTCCAGTGCCTGAAATCACTTTTACGACaagaagagatgatgatgaaTGTTTGATTTTGGCGAGCGATGGGCTCTGGGATGTCATGACTAACGATGAGGTCGGAGAAGTGGCTCGGCGCCTACTAAGGAGGTGCCGCCGCCTCATGATGGTCGATGAAATCCCTCCAGCGCAAGCTGTGGCTGATTGTCTTACTGAGATAGCCTATGGGAGGAACAGTTCTGATAATATATCAATCATTGTTGTTGATTTGAAAGCGAAGAGAAAGCGCCAGCAAAGGCCACAAGAGGGTTGA
- the LOC115749134 gene encoding histidine-containing phosphotransfer protein 4-like isoform X1 produces the protein MANEDLHQQLANMRKSFLDEELLDEQFIQLEELEAEGSPNFVEEVFTLYFRDSTKTLESIGQMLEKTPVEFDKVDRALHMLKGNSASVGANKVMNEVIRMRDLIEEKNLESCNATYEQLKKDHDELKEKMEAFLQLQKQVKAAEKPPQGDDQEPVSGTESS, from the exons ATGGCGAACGAGGATTTGCATCAACAACTTGCAAACATGAGGAAGTCGTTCCTGGATGAG GAACTCCTGGATGAACAGTTTATTCAACTGGAGGAACTCGAGGCCGAGGGCAGCCCCAACTTTGTGGAAGAAGTTTTTACCTTGTATTTCCGAGACTCCACCAAGACCCTGGAATCTATCGGGCAAATGCT GGAGAAAACACCTGTCGAATTTGACAAGGTGGACAGGGCTCTTCACATGCTCAAGGGTAACAGCGCTAG CGTCGGCGCTAACAAAGTCATGAATGAAGTGATCCGTATGAGGGATCTTATTGAAGAGAAGAATTTAGAGAG TTGCAACGCCACTTATGAGCAGCTGAAGAAGGATCATGATGAGCTCAAAGAAAAGATGGAAGCGTTTctccag CTGCAGAAGCAAGTGAAAGCTGCCGAGAAGCCTCCACAGGGCGACGATCAGGAGCCGGTGAGCGGCACAGAGAGCTCCTGA